In a single window of the Verrucomicrobiota bacterium genome:
- a CDS encoding DUF1566 domain-containing protein encodes MSDSDRSFFRVHYDTFGYLPVDTNQSRSYDLLGQVIDPEPSDGAPLSGQDAAYAVSPPSYQDNGDGTVTDRRTGLIWQQVPPLAFYSWSEAQSYAENLVLAGESDWRLPTIKELFSLADYNGSSRAGIERPYLDESVFTIHDPLSVTNFFPASTGGTKRAIDGQFWSSTHYVGRTINDDSATFGFNFIDGRLKGYPNGLLSGPTGTAFVRCVRGNSAYGKNNFIDNGDGTITDLATGLMWMAQDSGAFPAAGSQGDGTLDWQEALAWAEALDFAGYDDWLLPDIKQLHTLVDYSRAPDAEEAAAQTVAIDPLFSVSETESWFWSSTSLGDDLFAWGVYQTFGRSLAIDQTTLEATVNAHGAGAVRSDPKTGNPADYAAGHGPQNDQVRIYNYARAVRSCLTPPLVPATEPGDLVVTLAGTAPEDLAVGPRSVTLGGVEVDLETVFRSSRNEISFDFETYGLPPGDYAVEVRFADSEELLTGVHRVHASILLLIVYDWGHDASPLDNQEPGVFLAKMPTLQSLADEGLRFTQAYSQPACSPTRASILTGRQVWQHGVGMPADSGNFSEAEITLPEIFATMGAPHDLLSVGKWHLGGEDSGYADRGGWPEFYGINGGGVGNYANWSKNSNGSVETTSVYSTTDQVNEAEAFIRERVAAGQPWFAWVAFNAPHSPYHDPPAELAPPDGYSAQEVGESTSSFQYRKMLEALDTEMGRLLQAIDPAQTTILLMGDNGTPGAIVQAPYGNGNSKGSIYNGGTHVPFLVKGPAVTVAPGSTSDALVHCVDLFATILELAGINELGVPQLAAQNTQSESLLPLLEGGESGGRCVVCESNDGDEARRSLRLASHPDYKLIVLQDLTSELDDPIFEFYNVGWPAFDENEQSPLDLNSLSGAALAAYQACLAKEASLGGGYSDGPSSSFDTLYLELPTTGVTPVVPGFTRPNGNEIAVTSVTVDGQAATILGRFNSGTSLADESDDLADRYWVKVRLAPANGGPYAAARVIFPDQPAGQGGAAREFDAVSIEVRSSL; translated from the coding sequence ATGTCCGATTCGGACCGCTCCTTTTTCCGAGTCCACTATGACACTTTCGGGTATCTGCCGGTGGATACCAATCAGAGCCGTTCCTACGATCTTTTGGGACAGGTCATCGATCCCGAGCCGAGCGATGGAGCCCCGCTCAGCGGGCAGGATGCGGCCTATGCGGTTTCTCCCCCGAGCTATCAGGACAACGGAGACGGCACGGTCACGGACCGACGCACTGGGCTCATTTGGCAGCAGGTGCCACCCTTGGCTTTTTACTCTTGGAGCGAAGCGCAGAGCTATGCCGAGAATTTGGTTTTGGCGGGGGAGAGTGATTGGCGCTTGCCGACCATCAAGGAGTTGTTTTCGCTGGCTGACTACAATGGCAGCAGCCGCGCCGGGATAGAACGGCCTTACTTGGACGAGTCGGTTTTCACGATCCATGACCCTCTGAGTGTGACGAACTTTTTTCCCGCGAGCACAGGCGGAACCAAGCGCGCGATCGATGGGCAGTTTTGGTCATCGACTCACTATGTGGGACGGACCATCAACGACGATTCGGCGACCTTCGGCTTCAATTTCATTGATGGCCGCCTCAAGGGCTATCCCAATGGCTTGCTGAGCGGCCCGACTGGGACGGCCTTTGTTCGCTGCGTTCGCGGGAACTCGGCCTATGGCAAGAACAATTTCATCGACAACGGGGATGGAACGATCACGGATTTGGCGACCGGCCTGATGTGGATGGCGCAAGACAGTGGGGCCTTTCCCGCGGCAGGTTCCCAGGGCGATGGGACCCTCGATTGGCAGGAGGCGCTCGCTTGGGCGGAAGCGCTCGATTTCGCTGGGTATGACGATTGGTTGCTACCCGACATCAAGCAGTTGCACACTTTGGTCGATTACAGCCGGGCCCCCGATGCTGAGGAAGCGGCGGCCCAAACGGTCGCGATCGACCCCCTGTTCTCGGTGAGCGAGACCGAATCCTGGTTCTGGAGCAGCACTTCCCTGGGGGACGATCTCTTTGCTTGGGGAGTCTACCAAACTTTCGGGCGGTCGCTCGCGATCGACCAAACGACCTTGGAAGCCACGGTCAACGCCCACGGAGCGGGCGCGGTTCGCAGTGATCCCAAAACCGGCAATCCAGCGGACTATGCGGCTGGGCATGGCCCGCAAAACGACCAGGTGCGGATTTACAACTATGCCAGGGCGGTCCGGTCTTGCCTGACTCCCCCTCTGGTGCCGGCGACGGAGCCGGGCGACCTCGTGGTGACCCTGGCGGGAACGGCGCCGGAGGATTTGGCGGTTGGGCCGCGGTCGGTGACTTTGGGCGGGGTGGAGGTGGACTTAGAGACGGTCTTTCGGAGCAGCCGCAACGAGATCAGCTTTGACTTTGAGACTTATGGTTTGCCGCCGGGCGACTACGCCGTGGAAGTGCGCTTCGCCGATTCGGAAGAGCTTTTGACCGGGGTGCATCGGGTGCATGCCAGCATCTTGCTTTTGATTGTGTATGATTGGGGCCACGACGCCAGCCCGCTCGACAACCAGGAGCCAGGCGTCTTCCTGGCCAAGATGCCGACTCTCCAAAGCTTGGCTGACGAAGGCTTGCGCTTCACCCAAGCCTATTCGCAACCGGCCTGCTCTCCCACCCGCGCCAGCATTCTCACAGGGCGTCAAGTTTGGCAGCATGGGGTGGGGATGCCTGCGGATTCCGGCAACTTCTCGGAAGCCGAAATCACTTTGCCGGAGATCTTCGCGACCATGGGCGCGCCGCATGACCTGCTCTCGGTGGGCAAGTGGCATCTGGGAGGAGAGGACAGCGGTTATGCGGACCGGGGGGGCTGGCCCGAGTTTTACGGCATCAATGGCGGAGGCGTGGGCAACTACGCCAACTGGTCGAAAAACAGCAATGGATCGGTCGAGACGACTTCGGTCTACAGCACCACCGACCAAGTGAATGAAGCCGAGGCTTTCATCAGAGAGCGGGTCGCCGCGGGCCAGCCTTGGTTCGCTTGGGTGGCCTTCAATGCGCCCCACTCCCCCTATCACGATCCGCCGGCAGAGCTGGCTCCGCCGGATGGCTATTCCGCCCAAGAGGTGGGGGAGTCCACCAGTTCCTTCCAATACCGTAAGATGCTGGAGGCGCTCGACACCGAGATGGGGCGGCTTTTGCAAGCGATCGACCCAGCGCAGACCACTATCCTGCTGATGGGGGACAACGGCACCCCTGGGGCCATCGTGCAAGCGCCCTATGGCAACGGGAATTCCAAGGGCTCCATTTACAATGGGGGAACCCATGTGCCTTTCCTGGTGAAGGGTCCCGCAGTCACGGTCGCGCCGGGATCGACGAGCGATGCGCTCGTTCATTGCGTGGATCTCTTTGCCACGATTTTGGAGCTGGCTGGTATCAACGAGCTGGGGGTCCCCCAGTTGGCGGCACAGAATACCCAGTCCGAGAGCCTCCTTCCTCTGCTGGAGGGAGGGGAGAGTGGCGGGCGCTGCGTCGTTTGTGAGAGCAATGACGGGGACGAGGCCCGGCGCTCCCTCCGCCTCGCAAGCCACCCTGACTACAAGCTGATCGTTCTCCAAGACCTCACGAGCGAGCTGGACGACCCAATTTTCGAGTTCTACAACGTCGGCTGGCCCGCTTTCGACGAGAACGAACAGAGTCCCCTCGATCTCAACAGCTTGAGCGGAGCGGCCCTCGCGGCCTACCAGGCCTGTCTGGCCAAGGAGGCCTCGCTCGGCGGGGGCTACAGTGATGGCCCGAGTTCCAGCTTTGACACGCTTTATCTGGAGCTGCCCACCACGGGAGTGACCCCGGTCGTGCCTGGGTTCACCCGTCCGAACGGCAACGAGATTGCGGTCACCTCCGTCACGGTGGACGGCCAAGCGGCCACCATTCTCGGGAGGTTCAACTCGGGGACGAGCCTGGCGGACGAGAGCGATGACCTGGCAGACCGCTACTGGGTCAAAGTGCGCCTCGCGCCAGCCAATGGAGGTCCCTATGCGGCCGCCCGAGTCATTTTTCCCGACCAGCCGGCGGGACAGGGCGGTGCGGCTCGCGAGTTCGATGCGGTTTCGATTGAAGTGCGCTCCTCTCTCTGA
- a CDS encoding sulfatase-like hydrolase/transferase has product MIAPRFFLLLVCSFLGWASTGLVGQEKPNIVLFYLDDWAWNGSPIPMNDSVENSFMPILEMPRLEQLAREGMKFTNAYGSHQCAPARASLQTGQSGPRTGLTLVLGNQKDDYYDTRPQYRNLPLVPNIADESLDADALTIPEALEPLGYVSAHLGKWHLYSDPGAEGYVLHDGDTDNKPGTPKDPAIAEKDPKLMFSITEKAIGFIKEQAAQDRPFYCQISHYAMHAGSQCLPETFEKYAAHPKLQAYYETLAKRPKPKQDPAMWLGMGEDLDGRIGAVLDTLASLGIEDNTYVVVVSDNGYRHSALGITPGTKQPLHAHKWWAWQGGIRVPMFVKGPGIAANSTFEGNVINYDFLPTFVEWAGGDPETLPEIDGVSLAAYMAGQDPDREFLNRPLYLHVPHYREEIPHSIIVAGDAKVIHFYERPDIPMLFNLADDPGETTNIARQFPETHERLFEQMMTYLEEVEARFPKVNPEYDPEVYQRHKNYAKYQRWGPFEGTRPLAEDEL; this is encoded by the coding sequence ATGATTGCCCCCCGTTTTTTCTTGTTGCTGGTGTGCTCCTTCCTTGGCTGGGCCTCGACTGGCCTGGTGGGACAGGAGAAGCCGAATATCGTTTTGTTTTACCTCGACGATTGGGCTTGGAATGGCTCGCCCATTCCAATGAATGATTCGGTGGAGAACTCCTTCATGCCGATTCTGGAGATGCCGCGTTTGGAGCAGCTCGCGCGGGAGGGGATGAAGTTCACGAATGCCTACGGCTCCCACCAATGCGCCCCGGCCAGGGCTTCCCTGCAAACCGGGCAGTCCGGTCCCCGCACGGGCTTGACGCTCGTTCTCGGAAATCAAAAAGACGACTACTATGACACCCGGCCGCAATACCGTAATCTTCCTCTGGTGCCCAATATCGCAGATGAGTCTCTCGATGCCGATGCCCTCACCATTCCCGAGGCCCTGGAGCCCCTTGGTTATGTGAGTGCCCATTTGGGGAAATGGCATCTCTACAGCGACCCGGGAGCGGAGGGGTATGTCTTGCACGACGGCGATACCGACAACAAGCCGGGCACTCCGAAGGACCCCGCGATCGCGGAAAAGGATCCCAAGCTGATGTTCAGCATCACGGAAAAAGCCATTGGCTTCATCAAGGAGCAGGCAGCTCAAGACCGTCCGTTCTATTGCCAGATCTCCCACTATGCCATGCATGCCGGGAGCCAGTGCCTGCCGGAAACTTTTGAGAAATACGCTGCTCATCCGAAGCTCCAGGCCTACTACGAAACGCTCGCAAAGCGCCCCAAGCCCAAGCAGGATCCTGCGATGTGGCTGGGCATGGGAGAGGATTTGGATGGTCGCATCGGAGCGGTGCTCGACACGCTGGCCAGCTTGGGGATCGAGGACAACACCTATGTGGTGGTGGTCTCAGACAATGGCTACCGCCACTCCGCGCTGGGAATCACCCCGGGCACCAAGCAGCCCCTCCACGCCCACAAGTGGTGGGCTTGGCAAGGGGGCATCCGGGTTCCCATGTTTGTGAAGGGCCCTGGGATTGCAGCCAACTCCACTTTCGAAGGCAATGTCATCAACTATGACTTTCTGCCCACCTTCGTGGAATGGGCCGGAGGAGATCCGGAAACGCTTCCCGAGATAGATGGCGTGAGCCTGGCAGCCTATATGGCTGGCCAAGATCCGGATCGGGAGTTCCTAAACCGTCCGCTCTATCTCCATGTGCCCCACTACCGAGAAGAAATTCCGCACTCCATCATCGTGGCAGGCGATGCCAAGGTCATCCACTTCTATGAGCGTCCGGATATTCCGATGCTTTTCAATTTGGCGGACGACCCGGGTGAAACCACCAACATCGCCCGGCAGTTTCCCGAGACCCATGAGAGACTCTTTGAGCAAATGATGACTTACTTGGAGGAGGTGGAAGCTCGCTTTCCGAAGGTCAATCCAGAGTATGACCCAGAGGTCTACCAGCGGCACAAAAACTACGCCAAATACCAGCGCTGGGGACCCTTTGAGGGAACGCGTCCGCTGGCGGAGGACGAGTTGTGA
- a CDS encoding protocatechuate 3,4-dioxygenase has product MKRRNFLLHTAGGGLAAAGTALGANRVSPPQPATPSEVQGPFYPVFAPADQDFDLTQVEGYPVQAQGRPIFISGTVQDTSGQAVEGATVDLWQANAAGRYRHPHDRNPAPLDEGFQGWAIVPSGKAGRFRFRTIFPGAYPVAEGWDRPPHIHFKVSKRGYEELVTQMYFPGQALNQKDALLQRKSPEEQRLLIAERVSRDPETYLFRITLQKV; this is encoded by the coding sequence ATGAAGCGACGAAACTTCCTTCTCCACACGGCGGGCGGCGGCTTGGCGGCTGCCGGAACCGCCCTCGGAGCCAACCGTGTCTCGCCACCCCAGCCGGCCACCCCCTCCGAAGTGCAAGGGCCGTTCTATCCTGTTTTTGCGCCAGCCGACCAGGACTTCGACCTCACCCAAGTCGAAGGCTACCCCGTCCAGGCTCAAGGGCGCCCCATCTTCATCTCTGGCACAGTCCAAGACACCTCGGGCCAGGCCGTGGAGGGGGCGACCGTCGACCTCTGGCAAGCCAACGCGGCCGGCCGCTATCGCCATCCGCACGACCGCAATCCCGCCCCCCTCGACGAGGGCTTCCAAGGCTGGGCCATCGTGCCCAGCGGAAAAGCCGGTCGCTTCCGCTTTCGCACCATCTTTCCGGGCGCCTACCCCGTCGCCGAAGGCTGGGACCGGCCCCCTCATATTCACTTCAAGGTCAGCAAACGGGGGTATGAGGAACTGGTCACCCAAATGTATTTCCCGGGACAAGCGCTCAACCAAAAGGATGCCCTTCTCCAGCGAAAGAGCCCGGAAGAACAGCGGCTCCTGATCGCAGAGCGCGTCTCACGCGATCCGGAGACCTATCTCTTCCGGATCACCCTCCAGAAGGTCTGA
- a CDS encoding M48 family metallopeptidase, translated as MLNTWFFLLLLIVVGLYALNVIASLLNLKALQPKLPQEFADTFDAEKYTQSQEYTRAHTRFDLVESTFSLLVFLAFWLLGGFPWLDGIIASWGWGPVGTGLAFFGLLFLANTLLGLPFNLYDTFVLEERFGFNQTTPATFVADFCKNLALAALLGLPLLALLLWIFATVPAAWFWAWIVVSAFSLLLTWLAPTYLLPLFNKFQALEDGELKNKIHAMAEKCHFPLTEISIMDGSKRSAKANAFFTGFGKRKKIALYDTLVEKQTTGELVAVLAHEIGHFKKKHIHQTIVLSLLQTGLLFFLLGLFLNQAGLYEAFGVDTTSGQLPVYLGILFFTVLFKPISRIIGIGMNIFSRKNEFEADAYAAEVTSQPNDLVTALKKLSASNLSNLTPHPLHVFMDHSHPPVLQRIRALRTLAVATP; from the coding sequence GTGCTCAACACCTGGTTCTTTCTCCTCCTCTTGATCGTGGTCGGCCTCTACGCCCTCAACGTCATCGCCTCGCTCCTGAATCTCAAAGCGCTGCAGCCAAAACTCCCACAGGAATTCGCCGACACCTTTGACGCCGAGAAATACACCCAGAGCCAGGAATACACCCGCGCCCACACCCGCTTCGACCTCGTCGAGAGCACCTTCTCCCTCCTGGTCTTCCTCGCCTTCTGGCTGCTGGGTGGGTTCCCTTGGCTCGACGGCATCATCGCCAGCTGGGGCTGGGGGCCAGTCGGCACCGGCCTCGCCTTCTTCGGCCTGCTCTTTTTAGCCAACACGCTCTTAGGCCTTCCCTTCAACCTCTATGACACCTTCGTGCTCGAAGAACGATTCGGCTTCAACCAAACCACGCCCGCCACCTTTGTGGCCGACTTCTGCAAGAACCTGGCGCTCGCGGCCCTCCTCGGGCTGCCACTTCTCGCGCTCTTGCTCTGGATCTTCGCCACGGTGCCTGCCGCCTGGTTCTGGGCGTGGATCGTGGTTTCGGCCTTCTCCCTGCTGCTAACTTGGCTCGCCCCCACCTACCTCCTCCCCCTCTTTAACAAGTTCCAAGCGCTGGAAGACGGAGAACTGAAGAACAAGATCCACGCTATGGCGGAAAAGTGCCATTTCCCGCTCACCGAGATCTCCATCATGGACGGCTCCAAACGCTCTGCCAAGGCCAACGCCTTCTTCACCGGTTTCGGCAAGCGCAAGAAAATCGCTCTCTACGACACCTTGGTTGAAAAACAAACCACCGGCGAACTCGTGGCCGTGCTCGCGCACGAGATTGGTCACTTCAAGAAAAAGCATATCCACCAGACCATCGTCCTCAGCCTGCTTCAAACCGGCCTTCTCTTCTTTCTCTTGGGTCTCTTCCTGAACCAGGCCGGACTTTACGAAGCCTTCGGCGTCGACACCACGAGCGGCCAACTTCCTGTCTATCTTGGCATTCTTTTCTTCACGGTCCTTTTCAAACCCATCAGCCGCATCATCGGCATCGGCATGAACATCTTCAGTCGCAAAAACGAATTCGAAGCCGACGCCTACGCCGCCGAAGTGACCAGCCAGCCCAACGATCTGGTGACCGCGCTCAAAAAACTCAGTGCCAGCAACTTGAGCAATCTCACGCCCCATCCGCTCCACGTCTTTATGGACCACTCCCACCCCCCGGTTTTGCAGCGAATCCGCGCGCTCCGGACCCTGGCGGTGGCTACGCCCTAG
- the dusB gene encoding tRNA dihydrouridine synthase DusB, producing MKWLSPQRPPLYLAPMAGITDLIFRDLCKEQGAEVMVTEFVSAEGILQADERTRKYTEFEEGQRPVGVQLFGADGTRMGEAARKIIDWKQPDFIDINFGCPVNKVVAKNGGSSLLRDCPLLTSVAEEIVRAVEPTGIPVTAKIRIGWDSQSINAPQVVGLLEGCGIQAVTIHGRTRAQGYSGEADWEVIGDCAELARIPIIGNGDLRSGHDVQRRLQETKVRGVMIGRAAMQRPWLFREARHYLETGTQMPEPSAQERWGFIRRHCAIAIEQKYRPTEELTLMSMRSRLMAYSKGLPFGKNLRQQFSHLSSLTELEDIAATHLADLEKRGEALAAQLISLPS from the coding sequence ATGAAATGGCTCTCCCCCCAACGCCCCCCCCTCTACCTCGCCCCCATGGCAGGCATCACGGACCTCATCTTCCGGGATCTCTGCAAGGAGCAAGGAGCCGAGGTCATGGTGACGGAATTCGTGAGCGCGGAAGGGATCTTGCAGGCAGACGAGCGGACCCGTAAATACACCGAATTTGAGGAAGGCCAGCGCCCGGTGGGGGTGCAGCTCTTCGGCGCGGACGGGACCCGCATGGGAGAAGCCGCCCGCAAGATCATCGACTGGAAACAACCGGATTTTATCGACATCAACTTCGGCTGCCCGGTCAACAAAGTGGTCGCCAAAAATGGAGGTTCCTCCCTCCTGCGCGATTGCCCTCTCTTAACCAGCGTGGCCGAAGAAATCGTCCGAGCCGTTGAACCCACCGGCATCCCGGTGACCGCCAAAATCCGCATCGGCTGGGACAGCCAAAGCATCAACGCCCCTCAGGTCGTCGGTCTGCTAGAGGGCTGCGGGATCCAAGCGGTCACCATCCACGGCCGGACCCGCGCTCAGGGTTACAGCGGGGAAGCGGATTGGGAAGTGATTGGCGACTGCGCCGAACTGGCCCGCATTCCCATCATTGGAAATGGCGACCTGCGGAGCGGGCACGACGTGCAACGCCGCCTCCAAGAAACCAAAGTCCGTGGCGTCATGATCGGCCGCGCCGCCATGCAACGCCCCTGGCTCTTCCGAGAAGCCCGCCACTACCTCGAAACCGGCACACAAATGCCCGAGCCGAGCGCCCAAGAACGCTGGGGATTCATCCGCCGCCACTGCGCCATCGCCATCGAGCAAAAGTATCGCCCGACCGAGGAACTCACTCTCATGTCCATGCGCAGCCGGCTCATGGCCTACAGCAAAGGCCTCCCTTTCGGCAAAAATCTCCGCCAGCAATTCAGCCACCTCAGCAGCCTGACCGAGTTAGAAGACATCGCCGCCACCCACCTCGCCGACCTCGAAAAGCGCGGGGAAGCCCTGGCCGCGCAGCTCATCAGCCTACCATCCTAA
- a CDS encoding LptF/LptG family permease translates to MDFQRYAIKVAKEAERFWQRLMGSRRALGLYVLGTLLVFALWFRDAWPSQGFQESGFVAIAPALWPQIAALLLALLPLKVRIARRLGSALPTTALFSTLGIMLWLPAELALNFRAATEGGLGEPPALGAYLGYLALVAFLLASPVLMVWLYSKATRQDRYLVGHLLPPVVISLLAFSSIWIVIDLSDNGPDFAQGGLGLSEVAGFYFKQLPEILVLILPISLLLGTLYSLTRMSKANELTAMIGSGRHPLRVLLPVLLAGAYASLAALAMNYQWSAWARASNDSTLNALTSREEGQTLIENHPFLNRSEHRDWFIGRFPFAFHLGEPLRHVIVRQFDAARNPVATYHATEVTWDAETNHWTLEKGRVEHFDGEAVPMRIVPFTASHERGEDRLVLREWSETPFQVASSGLLEKHLGVPQLQSYLIANRQSPDKQLAPYRTHLHRLLAEPFVTFLLCFLAAPLALVSSRRGVLGGVATAIGLFAGITILTSFFSALGQSHALPAPLAAWAANLLFGGIGGWIIYCRFANRPTWPFQKQREAKPLEPSSLPEHSPS, encoded by the coding sequence ATGGATTTTCAGCGTTATGCCATCAAAGTCGCAAAAGAAGCTGAGCGCTTTTGGCAACGCCTCATGGGCAGCCGGCGCGCCTTGGGACTCTATGTCCTCGGCACCCTCCTCGTCTTCGCGCTCTGGTTCCGGGATGCCTGGCCCAGCCAAGGGTTTCAGGAGAGTGGCTTTGTGGCCATCGCCCCGGCTCTCTGGCCACAAATCGCCGCTCTTTTGTTGGCGCTTCTTCCGCTGAAAGTGCGAATCGCTCGTCGCCTGGGCAGCGCCCTCCCGACGACCGCTCTCTTCAGCACCCTCGGGATCATGCTCTGGCTCCCAGCGGAACTGGCCCTCAATTTCCGCGCCGCCACCGAAGGCGGCTTGGGTGAACCTCCCGCCTTGGGAGCCTACCTCGGCTACCTGGCGCTGGTGGCCTTTCTTCTGGCCTCTCCCGTCTTGATGGTCTGGCTCTACTCCAAAGCCACCCGCCAAGATCGCTACCTCGTCGGCCACCTCCTCCCCCCAGTCGTCATCAGCTTGCTGGCCTTCAGCAGCATCTGGATTGTGATCGACTTGAGCGACAATGGGCCGGACTTCGCGCAAGGGGGTCTCGGCCTCTCCGAGGTAGCCGGTTTTTACTTCAAGCAGCTTCCGGAAATCCTGGTCCTCATCCTACCGATTTCCCTCCTCCTCGGCACCCTCTACTCGCTGACCCGTATGTCGAAGGCCAACGAACTGACCGCCATGATCGGCTCCGGTCGCCACCCTCTGCGAGTGCTGCTCCCCGTCCTCCTGGCCGGGGCCTACGCCAGCTTGGCCGCCCTCGCCATGAACTACCAGTGGTCGGCCTGGGCCCGCGCCAGCAATGACTCCACTCTCAATGCCCTCACCTCGAGGGAAGAGGGGCAGACGCTCATCGAAAACCATCCCTTCCTCAATCGAAGTGAGCATCGAGACTGGTTCATCGGTCGCTTCCCCTTCGCCTTCCACCTGGGAGAGCCCCTCCGCCACGTCATCGTCCGCCAGTTCGACGCCGCTCGCAACCCCGTCGCCACCTACCACGCCACGGAAGTCACCTGGGACGCGGAAACCAACCACTGGACCTTGGAAAAGGGACGCGTCGAGCACTTCGATGGCGAAGCCGTCCCCATGCGAATCGTGCCCTTCACGGCCAGCCATGAACGAGGAGAGGATCGCTTGGTCCTTCGCGAATGGAGCGAAACCCCCTTCCAAGTGGCCTCCAGTGGCCTCCTCGAAAAACACCTCGGCGTCCCTCAGCTGCAAAGCTACCTCATCGCCAATCGCCAAAGCCCGGACAAGCAGTTGGCCCCTTACCGCACCCACCTTCACCGCCTCTTGGCCGAGCCCTTCGTGACCTTTCTCCTCTGCTTCTTGGCGGCTCCCTTGGCCCTCGTCAGCTCCCGGCGAGGGGTCCTCGGGGGCGTGGCCACCGCCATCGGCCTCTTCGCTGGCATCACCATCCTGACCAGCTTTTTCTCAGCCCTCGGCCAGTCCCACGCCCTCCCCGCGCCGCTGGCAGCCTGGGCCGCCAACCTCCTCTTTGGCGGAATCGGGGGATGGATCATCTACTGCCGCTTCGCCAACCGGCCCACTTGGCCCTTCCAAAAACAGAGAGAAGCCAAGCCTCTTGAACCCAGCTCCCTGCCCGAACACTCCCCCAGCTAA